In Oryzomonas sagensis, the following are encoded in one genomic region:
- a CDS encoding ATP-dependent DNA helicase yields MTKLIAMPLRDFALPAPRTGSIETHSGYGRQAAEGQEIHVRVQRQRVKADPAYQAEVPISGLFEREGYAFRVDGRMDGIFRHEVPKIEEIKSTFNIRELAQHLAAGPMDHPYCLQLLTYGYCYWREHQVVPALSFHLVSTRSGDSDDLDLLLDPVRYEQWLDRRLDELVVDAQRAEKRAARRRKAAASFTFPFANPRPGQIELMATIERFMAEKRPMLIQAPTGLGKTVGVLYPVAKEALSRGQRVVYVTPKNSQHSVAEDAVTRFQEAGAKLKSLSITAKGKICFMNEPLCNPDYCEYARDYYGKVYGEGLLDILARKRKLKARTFRDLGEQYRVCPFELQLDSAREADIIICDYNYVFAPRSALGRMADIGVDQTGKPNLVIDEAHNLPARAMDYYSPALSSVVLENMRGEIQAVAPRFRHEAEELLDGCLQAVAACHAPGVTRPQRIDPPTDLFFTMHSRLSAFLSRYLDSGVEIPRQDVILRLCHYWGEFTETLEFIGHPDRQEFFTTFHPHGTGGTVKITCCDASAMLEDCYADYEQVVGFSATLKPFDYYVRLSGLKGDRVRTAEFASPFPKERRKLLIIPQISTRYSHRERNYAKIAEAVRRVAALRKGNYFVFLPSFEFLERVAALFQPPAGFVAVCQERGMKAAGIEAVVENLRSQGTPTIVFAVQGGSFSEGMDYAGETIIGAFVVGPPLPTYDLEREQMRSYYQQKYAAGFEYAYTIPAMAKAIQAAGRVIRSETDRGLIVLMDRRFLEPGFSQAMPADWFTADVAEAVSGSILRDVADFWGTEPGEAVVAPPASSRSRDRE; encoded by the coding sequence GTGACGAAGCTGATCGCCATGCCGCTTAGGGATTTTGCCCTGCCCGCCCCGCGGACCGGCAGCATCGAAACCCATTCGGGCTACGGCCGCCAGGCCGCCGAGGGGCAGGAGATCCATGTCCGGGTGCAGAGGCAGCGGGTAAAGGCCGACCCGGCCTATCAGGCCGAGGTGCCGATCAGCGGCCTGTTCGAGAGGGAAGGGTACGCATTTCGGGTCGATGGCCGGATGGACGGGATCTTCCGTCACGAGGTGCCGAAGATCGAGGAGATCAAGAGCACTTTCAACATCCGGGAGTTGGCGCAGCATCTGGCTGCTGGTCCCATGGATCATCCCTACTGCCTGCAACTGTTGACCTACGGGTACTGCTACTGGCGGGAACACCAGGTTGTTCCCGCTCTCTCCTTCCATCTGGTCTCCACCCGCAGCGGCGATTCGGACGACCTCGATCTGCTCCTCGATCCGGTCCGGTACGAACAGTGGCTCGACCGCCGCCTTGACGAACTGGTCGTCGACGCGCAGCGGGCGGAGAAGCGCGCCGCCCGGCGGAGAAAGGCCGCCGCCTCGTTCACCTTTCCCTTTGCCAACCCCCGCCCCGGCCAGATCGAGCTCATGGCGACCATCGAGCGGTTCATGGCGGAGAAGCGCCCCATGCTCATCCAGGCCCCCACGGGCCTCGGAAAGACCGTCGGCGTGCTGTATCCCGTAGCGAAGGAGGCCCTGAGCCGGGGACAGAGGGTCGTGTACGTCACGCCGAAAAACAGCCAGCACTCCGTGGCCGAGGACGCCGTCACCCGCTTCCAGGAAGCGGGGGCAAAGCTGAAATCCCTCTCCATCACCGCCAAGGGGAAGATCTGCTTCATGAACGAGCCGCTGTGCAATCCCGACTACTGCGAGTATGCCAGGGACTACTACGGGAAGGTCTATGGGGAGGGGCTGCTCGATATACTGGCACGGAAGAGGAAGCTGAAGGCTCGCACCTTTCGCGACCTGGGGGAGCAGTACCGGGTCTGTCCGTTCGAGTTGCAACTGGATAGTGCCCGCGAGGCGGACATCATCATCTGCGATTACAACTACGTGTTCGCCCCGCGCTCGGCATTGGGCCGCATGGCGGACATCGGCGTCGATCAGACCGGCAAGCCCAACCTGGTGATCGACGAAGCCCACAACCTTCCGGCGCGGGCCATGGATTACTATTCGCCGGCGCTCTCGTCCGTGGTGCTGGAAAATATGCGTGGCGAGATACAGGCGGTGGCCCCACGCTTTCGCCACGAGGCCGAGGAACTTCTTGACGGTTGCCTGCAGGCTGTCGCTGCCTGTCATGCGCCCGGTGTCACCAGGCCGCAGCGGATCGATCCACCCACGGACCTGTTTTTCACGATGCACTCCCGGCTCAGCGCCTTTCTCTCCCGCTACCTGGATTCGGGCGTGGAGATACCCCGCCAGGACGTGATTCTGCGGCTCTGTCACTATTGGGGCGAATTCACGGAAACCCTGGAGTTCATCGGCCATCCCGATCGGCAGGAATTTTTCACCACCTTTCACCCCCATGGGACCGGCGGCACGGTGAAGATAACCTGTTGCGACGCCTCGGCAATGCTGGAGGATTGCTATGCCGACTACGAGCAGGTGGTGGGGTTCTCGGCGACCCTGAAACCCTTTGACTATTATGTGCGCCTTTCCGGCCTGAAGGGGGACCGGGTGAGGACGGCGGAATTTGCCAGCCCGTTTCCGAAAGAGCGGCGCAAGCTCCTGATCATCCCCCAGATATCCACCCGTTACAGCCACCGCGAACGCAACTACGCCAAAATTGCCGAGGCGGTCCGGAGGGTGGCGGCGCTGCGCAAGGGCAACTATTTCGTCTTTCTGCCGAGCTTTGAGTTTCTGGAGCGGGTGGCCGCTCTCTTCCAACCGCCGGCAGGCTTTGTGGCGGTGTGTCAGGAGCGGGGCATGAAGGCTGCCGGCATAGAGGCGGTCGTCGAGAATCTCCGCAGCCAAGGCACGCCGACAATCGTCTTTGCCGTGCAGGGCGGTTCCTTCTCCGAAGGGATGGACTACGCGGGGGAGACGATTATCGGGGCCTTTGTGGTGGGGCCGCCGTTGCCCACCTATGATCTGGAACGGGAACAGATGCGGTCGTATTACCAGCAAAAATACGCTGCCGGCTTTGAATATGCCTACACGATACCCGCCATGGCCAAGGCGATCCAGGCCGCCGGCAGGGTCATCCGCTCCGAGACGGACCGGGGGCTTATCGTCCTGATGGATAGACGGTTTCTGGAGCCTGGTTTCAGTCAGGCGATGCCGGCCGACTGGTTCACTGCGGATGTTGCCGAGGCCGTCTCGGGCAGTATTTTGCGTGACGTCGCCGATTTTTGGGGTACAGAGCCCGGGGAGGCGGTGGTAGCGCCGCCAGCTTCGTCTCGAAGCCGGGACAGGGAGTAG
- a CDS encoding DUF2127 domain-containing protein, giving the protein MHNNAENPAKLGGLRVVALFEGAKGMIVLLTGLGILAFIHEDVHQVAEQLVRHLHINPARHYPQIFIDAATHVTDLQLWGLALSALCYAIVRFVEAVGLWKRMPWAEWFGLLTGGMYIPVELFEVMRGMTWPKMTVLVVNLGVVGYLAYALLRSRRKAPPLLSP; this is encoded by the coding sequence ATGCACAATAATGCCGAAAACCCTGCAAAGCTTGGCGGACTTCGTGTCGTAGCGCTCTTCGAGGGGGCCAAGGGGATGATCGTCCTGTTGACCGGTTTGGGGATACTGGCGTTCATTCACGAAGATGTCCATCAGGTTGCCGAGCAACTCGTTCGACACTTGCATATCAATCCTGCCCGCCACTATCCACAAATCTTCATCGATGCGGCTACCCACGTGACGGATCTGCAACTCTGGGGGCTTGCCCTTTCTGCGTTATGTTACGCAATTGTGCGTTTCGTGGAGGCGGTGGGCCTTTGGAAACGGATGCCGTGGGCGGAGTGGTTCGGTTTGCTGACCGGCGGGATGTACATACCTGTCGAACTGTTTGAAGTCATGCGCGGGATGACGTGGCCCAAGATGACCGTGTTGGTTGTGAACCTGGGGGTTGTGGGATACCTGGCCTATGCTTTGTTGAGGTCGCGGCGGAAAGCCCCCCCGTTATTGTCTCCTTAA
- a CDS encoding VIT1/CCC1 transporter family protein produces MTAQGEKHFTASDTVRDIVIGMSDGLTVPFALAAGLSGAVDSTGLIIIAGLAEIAAGAIAMGLGGYLAARTDAEHFAAELAREERETHEVPESEANEVAQIFRGYGLPEDTVTAVVGAISSDRTRWVDFMMKFELGLEEPDPRRARSSALTIALSYVTGGLVPLAPYFFLHSVHAALVGSMVVTLLALFVFGFVKGHFTTNRPVRSAWQTVLVGGIAAAAAFGIAKLIG; encoded by the coding sequence ATGACCGCCCAGGGGGAAAAACATTTTACCGCATCCGATACGGTACGCGATATTGTCATAGGCATGTCGGATGGTTTGACGGTTCCGTTCGCGCTTGCGGCGGGGTTGTCGGGGGCCGTTGATTCCACGGGCCTCATTATAATCGCAGGTCTCGCCGAGATCGCGGCGGGTGCGATTGCCATGGGGCTGGGGGGATATCTGGCGGCGCGGACCGATGCGGAACATTTTGCGGCCGAATTGGCCCGTGAAGAGCGCGAGACGCACGAAGTCCCCGAAAGCGAGGCGAACGAGGTCGCCCAGATTTTCCGCGGTTATGGGCTTCCTGAGGATACGGTGACGGCTGTTGTGGGGGCGATCAGCTCCGACCGCACCCGATGGGTTGACTTTATGATGAAGTTTGAATTGGGGCTCGAAGAGCCGGACCCCCGCCGGGCGCGAAGCAGCGCCCTGACCATCGCCCTCTCGTATGTTACGGGCGGCCTGGTGCCGTTGGCCCCCTATTTCTTTTTGCACTCCGTGCATGCGGCTTTGGTCGGTTCCATGGTCGTCACGCTGCTGGCCCTGTTTGTGTTTGGTTTTGTCAAGGGACACTTTACCACGAACCGGCCGGTGCGGAGTGCCTGGCAAACGGTCCTTGTCGGAGGAATCGCGGCGGCGGCGGCGTTTGGCATAGCAAAACTCATTGGATAG
- a CDS encoding transporter substrate-binding domain-containing protein: MLATTNRMKTRITVIVLTVAALGMAFAARAEDLAPPPVASDTIVAAIPPDFPPTYSQDRQTGKPVGFAVDVMNEIARRAGLKVVYVFGQQWDEVEHLVLSGKADLIPNLLVDDARSKLFTFTEPVESVPVHLTVRSHESRFYGIIPGIKIGVIKESVGEHYLKGVPDITINTYPNLHSLIFELLSGQIDAALTATPNIMKLANEAGVGDKIKTVGEPVIDGKRAMALRKGNLVLAARLNKVLEGFVGSPEYQALYRKWWGTPEPYWNARRVAGTTGATLALVVLVMGGWRYYSIKRLNARLTESMAKLEKAQKTLQEQAGLLEEEIAERHLAEVNLAVKQQQLEEVNRSLEDRIATTLKELREKDQLLIQQGRFAAMGEMISNISHQWRQPLNNVGLIIQNLQEMSEHGELNKEILNHEVKVAMDVILFMSNTIDDFRFFFRPDKEKSEFIVNKVIERTIKFMSPALRNYGITIAFDAEQNVCVVGYPNEYSQMLINIINNAKDVLLERKTPKPRITIRVFRDNALAVATIADNAGGIAGDVLPKVFDPYFTTKEPGKGTGIGLYMSKVIAEKNMEGRLIARNLADGAEFRIEMPLRGPLQVSAHGGAFQPAS, encoded by the coding sequence ATGCTGGCGACGACGAACCGGATGAAGACTCGCATAACAGTGATCGTTCTCACGGTCGCGGCACTCGGTATGGCCTTTGCCGCCCGCGCAGAGGACCTCGCCCCTCCACCGGTGGCGTCGGACACGATCGTTGCCGCAATCCCGCCCGATTTTCCGCCGACCTATTCCCAGGACCGCCAGACCGGAAAGCCGGTCGGCTTTGCCGTTGATGTCATGAACGAGATCGCCCGTCGGGCCGGCTTGAAGGTGGTCTATGTGTTCGGGCAGCAGTGGGATGAGGTCGAACATCTGGTTTTGAGCGGCAAGGCGGACCTGATCCCGAACCTGCTCGTTGACGATGCGCGGAGCAAATTGTTCACCTTTACGGAGCCGGTGGAATCGGTGCCGGTTCATTTGACGGTCCGCAGCCACGAATCGCGCTTTTACGGCATTATCCCGGGTATCAAGATCGGCGTAATCAAGGAAAGCGTCGGAGAACACTACCTTAAAGGCGTCCCTGACATAACCATCAATACCTATCCCAACCTGCATTCCCTGATCTTCGAGCTTCTCTCGGGACAGATCGATGCTGCCTTGACGGCGACGCCGAATATAATGAAGCTTGCCAACGAGGCGGGCGTGGGCGACAAGATAAAAACAGTCGGAGAGCCGGTCATCGACGGGAAGCGGGCCATGGCGCTGCGCAAGGGGAATCTGGTCCTTGCGGCCCGTCTCAACAAGGTTCTCGAGGGGTTTGTCGGTTCGCCCGAATACCAGGCACTGTATCGGAAATGGTGGGGTACGCCGGAGCCGTATTGGAATGCCCGGCGGGTTGCCGGAACCACAGGGGCGACGCTTGCCCTGGTGGTTCTGGTGATGGGAGGGTGGCGGTACTATTCCATCAAACGTCTTAATGCGCGGCTTACGGAAAGCATGGCCAAGCTGGAAAAGGCCCAAAAGACCCTTCAGGAACAGGCGGGCTTACTGGAGGAAGAGATAGCCGAACGGCATCTGGCAGAGGTGAACCTGGCGGTCAAACAACAGCAGCTTGAGGAGGTCAATCGCTCTCTTGAGGATCGCATCGCCACGACGCTGAAGGAACTCCGGGAGAAGGACCAGCTGCTCATCCAGCAGGGGCGTTTTGCCGCAATGGGGGAAATGATCAGCAATATATCGCACCAGTGGCGCCAACCGCTTAATAATGTAGGCCTGATTATCCAGAATTTGCAGGAAATGTCGGAACATGGCGAACTCAATAAGGAAATTCTAAATCATGAAGTCAAGGTGGCCATGGATGTCATCCTGTTCATGTCGAATACCATTGACGATTTTCGCTTCTTTTTCAGGCCGGATAAGGAAAAAAGCGAGTTCATCGTCAACAAGGTCATTGAGAGGACCATCAAATTCATGTCGCCGGCCCTTCGGAACTACGGCATCACCATCGCATTCGACGCAGAGCAGAATGTCTGTGTTGTGGGATACCCCAACGAGTATTCCCAGATGTTGATCAATATCATTAATAATGCCAAGGATGTACTGCTGGAACGGAAGACCCCCAAGCCGCGTATCACCATACGCGTTTTCCGCGATAATGCGCTTGCGGTTGCAACCATTGCGGATAACGCCGGCGGCATAGCTGGCGATGTGCTGCCCAAGGTGTTCGACCCGTATTTTACGACCAAGGAGCCGGGCAAAGGTACCGGAATCGGCCTTTACATGTCCAAGGTCATAGCGGAGAAGAATATGGAGGGCAGGCTGATAGCCCGAAATCTGGCCGATGGTGCTGAGTTCAGGATCGAGATGCCCCTACGCGGCCCACTGCAGGTATCCGCCCATGGGGGCGCGTTTCAACCCGCCTCATGA